The following proteins are encoded in a genomic region of Leptospira langatensis:
- the cobO gene encoding cob(I)yrinic acid a,c-diamide adenosyltransferase — MSSGSKKKGMILVHTGPGKGKTTAALGILFRALGRGIKCGVVQFLKGKWETGERKFARTIPDLEFHVMGLGFTWESDDLDRDKEAARAAWKKSAEMILSGNYKIIILDEITYAFHYGWLESEEVLQVLRKRPEDVHVVITGRNCPANIVEIADLVSFIESRKHPHEQGIPAQIGIDY; from the coding sequence ATGAGCTCCGGTTCCAAGAAGAAAGGGATGATCTTAGTCCATACCGGACCGGGGAAGGGAAAGACTACCGCAGCACTAGGCATCCTATTCAGGGCACTCGGTAGAGGGATCAAGTGCGGTGTCGTGCAATTCCTAAAAGGAAAATGGGAAACAGGAGAGCGAAAGTTTGCAAGAACCATTCCCGACCTTGAATTTCACGTGATGGGTTTAGGATTCACCTGGGAAAGCGACGATCTGGACCGAGACAAGGAAGCGGCAAGAGCAGCCTGGAAGAAATCTGCCGAAATGATCCTCTCTGGAAATTATAAGATCATAATATTAGATGAGATCACATACGCATTTCATTATGGTTGGTTAGAGTCAGAGGAAGTCCTCCAGGTTTTAAGAAAAAGACCGGAGGATGTACACGTGGTGATTACCGGACGGAATTGTCCTGCAAATATCGTAGAGATTGCGGATCTGGTTAGCTTCATAGAATCCCGTAAGCATCCTCATGAACAAGGTATCCCCGCACAGATCGGGATCGATTATTAG
- the cbiB gene encoding adenosylcobinamide-phosphate synthase CbiB, producing the protein MNPFWLIPISLALDLSLGDPQGFPHPVRLMGKFARYLERISRLAIPSPFLAGCVTSLIVYSASFFLPWSLLQLSSEIHPFLEYTLSIFIIYTSVALKDLLDHSKEVYHALAEGNVEMAREKVGKIVGRDTGSLSEEEIVRATVESVGENLVDGITAPLFFAAIGGPALAILYRSINTLDSLFGYKNETYIRFGWVPAKVDDLANYIPARITAPLLSIASGLLGFHSLLSLHILRRDGRKNPSPNSGLSEAALAGALNIQLGGRNYYQGVLSEKPKIGEANENLTPQKILDANKIVLFASILTAFFYLIAVKAFTLLLNYLQSANFFSI; encoded by the coding sequence ATGAATCCTTTTTGGCTGATCCCAATTTCCCTCGCTTTAGATCTAAGCCTTGGGGATCCGCAAGGATTTCCTCATCCTGTGAGGCTTATGGGAAAATTCGCCAGATACTTGGAGAGGATAAGCAGGCTCGCTATCCCTTCTCCCTTTCTAGCCGGTTGCGTCACTTCGCTTATCGTATATTCTGCATCCTTCTTCTTGCCATGGAGCCTACTACAGCTTTCTTCCGAAATACATCCGTTCTTAGAATATACACTTTCTATTTTTATAATATATACTAGTGTAGCCCTGAAAGACCTGCTAGATCACAGCAAAGAAGTCTATCATGCTCTTGCAGAGGGCAATGTGGAAATGGCAAGAGAGAAAGTAGGAAAGATCGTAGGCAGGGATACCGGATCGCTCTCGGAAGAGGAGATCGTTCGAGCAACTGTAGAGAGCGTTGGAGAAAATCTTGTGGATGGGATTACCGCTCCCTTATTCTTTGCTGCTATCGGAGGTCCCGCTTTGGCGATCCTATATAGATCGATCAATACCCTGGACTCACTGTTTGGCTATAAGAATGAAACCTATATTCGATTCGGATGGGTCCCCGCGAAGGTAGACGATCTCGCGAACTATATCCCGGCCCGGATTACCGCCCCCCTTCTTTCCATTGCCTCCGGTTTGCTCGGATTCCACTCTCTTCTTTCCTTACACATTTTGCGCAGGGACGGTCGCAAGAACCCAAGCCCGAATTCCGGTCTTTCTGAAGCAGCACTGGCAGGAGCTCTCAATATCCAACTGGGTGGAAGGAATTATTATCAAGGAGTGCTAAGCGAAAAGCCAAAGATAGGAGAAGCAAACGAAAACTTAACACCCCAGAAGATACTCGATGCAAATAAGATCGTCCTATTTGCTTCTATACTTACCGCTTTCTTTTACCTAATAGCGGTTAAAGCGTTTACTCTTCTTTTAAATTACTTACAATCCGCAAATTTCTTTTCCATATGA
- a CDS encoding histidine phosphatase family protein, which yields MKKSLCLLRHASIDRVYQGHYIGQKDVSLSSEGLLEIERVRKELPSQFLGGKIFLSPAKQCLETLASLQIDRDPSLEYKDELKEFDFGDWEGYSFRELGTGHLAELTEWANFAPGFRFPNGESIGEIISRAEKFKDIVLSSKHKNILILSHGGILSLLLCLLLGMPASFYLKFRILPSTIVFLEVYQNGEASMVKIVPSNLQRRCEWPG from the coding sequence ATGAAGAAAAGTCTTTGCCTCTTACGACATGCAAGCATCGACAGAGTCTATCAGGGACATTATATAGGACAAAAGGACGTATCTCTGTCTTCAGAAGGATTATTAGAAATAGAAAGAGTACGAAAAGAACTTCCATCACAGTTTCTGGGAGGAAAAATATTCTTATCCCCAGCTAAGCAATGTTTAGAGACCCTTGCATCTCTACAAATCGATCGGGATCCTTCCCTGGAATATAAAGACGAACTAAAGGAATTCGACTTTGGGGATTGGGAAGGATACTCATTCCGGGAGCTCGGGACAGGTCATCTTGCCGAGCTTACAGAATGGGCCAATTTCGCTCCAGGATTCCGCTTCCCAAACGGAGAAAGCATTGGAGAGATTATTTCCAGAGCGGAAAAATTCAAAGACATCGTCCTTTCCTCTAAACATAAGAATATCTTAATATTATCACATGGAGGGATCCTATCCCTATTACTCTGCTTGCTCTTGGGGATGCCGGCATCCTTCTATCTCAAATTCCGGATCCTTCCTTCAACCATTGTCTTCTTAGAGGTATACCAAAACGGGGAAGCGAGTATGGTCAAGATCGTACCCTCCAACTTGCAAAGGAGATGTGAATGGCCAGGATAA
- the cobJ gene encoding precorrin-3B C(17)-methyltransferase, translated as MNLTSGKLNIVGIGPGNDEHITPAALSAIKEADYVIGYTTYINLVKHHLGGKQVTRTGMTEEITRAQTAVDTARSGKTVTLISSGDAGVYGMAGLVFEVLRNIGWKKGDSPEIKMIPGITADSSCASLVGAPLVHDAARISLSDLLTPWSVIENRIESAAKGDFVINLYNPASGRRQRQIVEAARIIRKYRPGGTPVALVKSAYRRQEMVQFSDLDHFLEFEIGMNTTVIIGSSQSFVYEGFFVTPRGYGNKYSLEDGSVRPGQTRAISLRGEGDLASRPIEHGSLPNLNITKIQGAFVRTSTTVFDPEEEDIKPDTSAANALAALQFLEPIQTKDTLREELHSKEEISLLGRLGGGIILKDQNDFFLVGKLKQPIDLETFGFFNISEQYENFQPLKIKDQSLTDQIQFKVLISPPKERDPQFIYDLFAIYRNSSVSERLWNYVLDNGQNTLWNGKEYIDARWLGNSPRQIWSVFRETLLKC; from the coding sequence ATGAACCTAACATCAGGAAAACTGAATATAGTCGGGATCGGACCTGGAAACGATGAACATATTACTCCGGCTGCGCTCTCCGCTATTAAAGAAGCAGATTATGTGATCGGATACACGACATACATTAATTTAGTTAAACATCATCTAGGCGGCAAGCAAGTCACTCGCACAGGAATGACCGAAGAGATCACAAGGGCTCAGACTGCGGTGGATACCGCAAGATCGGGCAAGACGGTTACCTTGATCTCTTCCGGAGATGCTGGTGTATATGGTATGGCAGGGCTCGTATTTGAAGTACTAAGAAATATCGGTTGGAAAAAAGGTGATTCTCCGGAGATCAAAATGATCCCTGGCATCACTGCGGATAGTTCCTGTGCCTCCCTTGTAGGAGCCCCTCTCGTTCATGACGCCGCTCGGATCTCTCTTTCGGATCTTCTCACTCCTTGGTCCGTGATCGAGAACAGGATCGAAAGCGCGGCGAAGGGAGACTTCGTAATAAATCTATACAATCCCGCTTCCGGAAGAAGGCAAAGACAGATCGTAGAAGCGGCAAGGATCATTCGAAAATACAGACCTGGTGGCACTCCTGTCGCCTTAGTAAAGAGCGCATATCGCAGACAAGAGATGGTCCAATTTTCAGACCTAGATCATTTCCTGGAATTCGAGATAGGAATGAATACGACCGTTATCATCGGATCTTCACAATCCTTTGTATACGAAGGATTTTTTGTGACCCCAAGAGGTTATGGCAATAAATATTCTTTGGAAGATGGTTCAGTAAGACCGGGACAAACCAGAGCGATCTCCTTACGCGGGGAAGGCGACTTGGCTAGTCGTCCGATAGAACACGGTTCTCTTCCAAATTTGAATATTACAAAGATCCAAGGCGCCTTTGTTCGAACAAGCACTACCGTTTTCGATCCAGAGGAAGAAGACATTAAGCCGGATACATCTGCGGCAAACGCATTAGCTGCTCTTCAATTTTTGGAACCGATCCAAACGAAAGATACTCTTCGCGAGGAATTACATTCTAAGGAAGAGATCTCACTTCTCGGAAGATTGGGAGGCGGAATTATTCTTAAAGACCAAAACGATTTCTTCCTAGTAGGAAAACTCAAGCAACCTATAGATCTGGAAACTTTTGGATTCTTTAATATATCTGAGCAATACGAAAATTTCCAACCGCTTAAGATCAAGGATCAAAGCTTAACAGATCAGATCCAATTTAAAGTCCTGATATCTCCTCCGAAAGAGAGAGATCCTCAGTTCATATACGATCTTTTCGCCATCTATCGAAACTCTTCTGTGAGTGAACGTTTGTGGAATTACGTTCTCGATAACGGACAAAATACACTATGGAACGGAAAGGAATATATAGATGCCCGATGGCTTGGAAATTCCCCAAGGCAGATCTGGTCCGTTTTCCGGGAAACTCTTTTAAAATGTTAG
- the cobM gene encoding precorrin-4 C(11)-methyltransferase, with the protein MKVYIIGAGPGDPELITLKGARLIETCPIILYTGSLVPVRVLERAGQNATVLDSSKMTLEEIISIMKDAYEKDQDVARVHTGDPSIFGSTAEQMRKLDELRIPYEIVPGVSSFTAAAAMLGKELTLPEVSQSVVITRAEGRTPMPEKERISVFASTGATLVFFLSVLHIRKLVEELTPHYGANCPVAVVQRATWPEQKIITGILEDITTKVKDAKITSTAIIFVGKVLDCHDFADSRLYASDFSHKFRKSKKEKRSE; encoded by the coding sequence ATGAAAGTTTATATTATCGGAGCCGGACCGGGAGATCCGGAATTGATCACGCTCAAGGGGGCTCGTCTAATAGAGACCTGTCCGATCATACTATACACGGGTTCTCTTGTCCCCGTTCGGGTCTTAGAGAGGGCCGGTCAAAATGCAACTGTATTAGATTCTTCTAAAATGACCTTAGAAGAGATCATTTCCATCATGAAGGATGCTTACGAAAAAGACCAAGACGTTGCCAGAGTACATACCGGAGATCCTTCCATCTTCGGATCTACCGCGGAACAAATGAGAAAATTAGACGAGCTAAGGATCCCATACGAGATCGTTCCGGGAGTCTCTTCTTTTACTGCAGCAGCAGCCATGTTGGGCAAAGAGCTCACTCTTCCGGAAGTATCTCAATCCGTGGTCATCACAAGAGCGGAAGGGAGAACCCCGATGCCTGAAAAGGAAAGAATTTCCGTATTCGCCTCCACAGGTGCGACCCTTGTCTTCTTTCTAAGTGTTTTGCATATTCGTAAATTAGTCGAGGAACTAACTCCTCATTACGGCGCAAATTGTCCTGTAGCAGTAGTGCAAAGAGCCACCTGGCCCGAACAAAAGATCATTACAGGTATATTAGAAGATATTACGACGAAAGTGAAGGATGCAAAGATCACAAGCACGGCGATCATATTCGTCGGCAAGGTCTTGGACTGTCATGATTTCGCGGATTCTAGATTGTATGCCTCCGATTTTTCTCATAAATTCAGAAAATCGAAAAAGGAAAAGAGATCCGAATGA
- a CDS encoding cobyric acid synthase, translating to MAELAEVSPSEILDFSANLNPLGFPDWVRPLIHSKISDLASYPDPKYSRTRLSIQEFWKIPESEIAFGNGASELIYAIPRIQDFDFAVIALPSYLDYKKAIELAKIPTYPIELKKEEEFHLDPNSLEEILKNKGGKSGIIILGHPNNPTGKLLDRERILEIAKRYPNSFFIIDESFVDFNKEEVSFRHHRTENMGIVWSLTKILALPGLRLGILIASPKIARSVSEQIPDWNLNTLSASVLERSGKDKEFFRETKAKVQTWKNSLEEDLIELGAFRIYKSNANFILLEILDTSLSAEYISSKLLTEFKIGVRNCDNFDGLNKHYIRIAVRTPEENSRLIDAFSIVFGKKIKERHKNTNKPALMLQGTASNVGKSILTTALCRIFTQDGLKVAPFKSQNMALNSFVTFDGAEIGRAQALQAQACKIRADYRMNPILLKPSSEKDSQVILNGKPVDAMDFREYMKFKANAFEEVKKSYDSLSQEFDLVVLEGAGGISEVNLKERDIVNMRMAEYARAKVLLIGNIDHGGVFGSFIGSMETLAEWERRLVAGFIINRFRGIKQLLDPGIEYLEEATGKKVFGIVPFLNNLMLPEEDSLEFKSGSLNDTSPLGDRIDIALIDTPRISNHTDLDALRIEPDVRVRIVTRKEELGSPDVLILAGSKNVITDLDYLKESGIFEEILNFHREGRTEIVGICGGYQMLGESVHDPHQIESDRGSASGLGLIRVRTLLEKQKYLKQTEGNHLPSGKKVIGYEIHHGVTETNTDLKPLFRNSMGAAIGHQGMSENIWGTYLHGIFDEDEFRRWFLDRIRQKKGQRPLAKIQAKYELETSLDRLAKKVRESLDMNRIYGILGI from the coding sequence ATGGCGGAGCTAGCAGAAGTTTCTCCTTCCGAGATCTTGGATTTCTCCGCCAACTTAAATCCTCTTGGCTTTCCAGATTGGGTACGACCCCTCATCCATTCTAAGATCAGCGATCTCGCCTCTTATCCGGATCCTAAGTATTCCCGAACGAGACTCTCTATCCAGGAATTCTGGAAAATCCCCGAAAGTGAAATTGCATTCGGCAATGGAGCCTCCGAGCTGATCTATGCAATTCCCAGAATCCAGGACTTTGACTTCGCAGTAATCGCCCTTCCTTCTTATCTAGATTATAAAAAAGCGATCGAGCTTGCAAAGATACCGACTTATCCTATAGAACTAAAAAAAGAAGAAGAATTCCATTTGGATCCCAATTCCTTGGAAGAGATCTTAAAGAATAAGGGGGGAAAGTCCGGGATCATAATCTTAGGTCATCCCAACAATCCCACCGGAAAGTTATTAGATAGAGAACGTATCTTAGAGATTGCAAAGCGATATCCAAATTCCTTTTTTATAATAGATGAATCCTTTGTAGATTTCAATAAAGAAGAAGTCTCCTTTCGACATCACAGAACGGAGAATATGGGGATCGTATGGTCTTTAACCAAGATCCTTGCTCTTCCGGGACTTAGGCTAGGGATCTTAATCGCATCTCCGAAGATTGCAAGGTCCGTCTCGGAACAGATCCCCGACTGGAATTTAAATACCTTAAGCGCTTCCGTTCTAGAAAGATCCGGTAAGGACAAAGAATTTTTCAGGGAAACCAAGGCAAAAGTCCAAACCTGGAAAAATTCCCTGGAAGAAGATCTCATAGAGTTAGGCGCATTCAGAATTTATAAAAGCAATGCAAATTTTATTCTATTAGAAATACTGGATACAAGCTTAAGTGCAGAGTATATATCCTCCAAGCTACTTACGGAATTTAAGATCGGAGTCCGGAATTGTGACAATTTCGATGGTTTAAATAAACATTATATTCGGATCGCAGTCAGAACTCCCGAAGAGAATTCAAGACTGATAGATGCATTCTCTATTGTATTCGGGAAAAAGATCAAAGAAAGGCATAAAAATACAAATAAACCCGCACTCATGCTGCAAGGGACAGCTTCCAATGTGGGAAAAAGCATTTTAACCACTGCACTCTGTAGGATCTTCACACAGGACGGTCTAAAAGTCGCGCCCTTCAAGTCCCAGAACATGGCATTGAATTCATTTGTGACCTTTGACGGAGCAGAGATTGGAAGAGCACAGGCACTGCAAGCACAGGCGTGCAAAATACGAGCCGATTATAGAATGAATCCGATCCTTCTCAAACCTTCTAGCGAAAAGGACTCTCAGGTGATATTAAACGGAAAACCAGTGGATGCGATGGATTTCCGAGAATACATGAAATTCAAAGCGAACGCTTTTGAGGAAGTCAAGAAATCTTACGATTCCCTATCCCAAGAATTCGACCTTGTCGTTTTAGAAGGTGCCGGAGGGATCTCCGAAGTAAATTTGAAAGAAAGAGATATAGTCAATATGAGAATGGCCGAATATGCAAGGGCCAAAGTATTATTGATCGGTAATATTGATCACGGAGGAGTATTCGGTTCATTCATAGGAAGCATGGAGACCCTTGCCGAATGGGAAAGGAGACTGGTCGCAGGATTTATCATCAATCGGTTCCGAGGGATCAAGCAACTTCTGGATCCGGGAATCGAATATCTCGAGGAAGCCACAGGAAAGAAAGTCTTCGGCATCGTTCCCTTTTTAAACAATCTGATGCTACCGGAAGAGGATTCTTTGGAATTCAAATCAGGAAGCTTAAACGATACTTCTCCTCTTGGAGACCGGATCGATATCGCTCTTATCGATACACCCAGGATTTCCAATCATACGGATCTGGATGCGCTTAGGATAGAACCGGATGTAAGAGTCAGGATCGTAACTAGAAAAGAAGAATTGGGTTCTCCGGACGTGTTGATCCTCGCAGGAAGCAAGAATGTGATCACGGATCTGGATTACCTTAAAGAGTCCGGGATCTTCGAAGAAATTTTAAATTTTCATAGAGAAGGAAGGACGGAGATCGTAGGTATCTGCGGTGGATACCAGATGCTCGGAGAGTCCGTACATGATCCACATCAGATCGAGAGCGACAGAGGCTCCGCCTCCGGCCTAGGCCTCATTCGAGTCCGGACCCTTTTAGAAAAACAGAAATATCTAAAGCAGACAGAAGGGAATCATCTTCCTTCCGGAAAAAAAGTGATCGGATATGAGATCCATCACGGGGTTACTGAAACGAATACGGACCTGAAACCTCTTTTTCGAAATTCAATGGGAGCAGCGATCGGCCACCAAGGAATGTCTGAGAATATCTGGGGAACCTATTTGCATGGGATCTTTGACGAGGACGAATTCAGAAGATGGTTCTTAGATAGGATCCGCCAAAAGAAAGGACAGAGACCTCTCGCTAAGATCCAAGCCAAGTACGAACTGGAGACAAGCTTGGATCGTTTAGCAAAGAAAGTCAGAGAGTCTTTGGACATGAATCGGATCTATGGGATACTCGGGATCTAA
- a CDS encoding cobyrinate a,c-diamide synthase, whose product MLHELNIPRILISGTGSGTGKTTLVVGLTKAFQARGIKVSAFKCGPDYLDPTYHSHTTGKSCQNLDGWLMGKESVLSSFIEASRDSDLTIIEGVMGLFDGHSPHSDIGSTAEIAKWLQAPVIALIDASGMARTFAAISSGLLNYDPEVPIQGFIANFVGSEGHTSVLKSAMEPFPLLGGIPKFPEQSFPERHLGLHSATAKILSNESLSFWKNICESYLDLDEILSIARKAPILSFQKEEGRVTKQSVCRIGVAKDNAFHFYYEENLRRLQESGAELVYFSPINDKFLPEVDGLYLGGGYPELHAPALSQNTNLLKDIRDLAGSGAPIYAECGGLMYLSEEIQDLQGVSHPMLGLIPGKTIMGPKLKALGYVEVHTEKGTILGEAGTRFRGHQFRYSDLVLEEEREELYSYKIRKRKSDLSTPEGYTNGNILGSYVHAHWASNPSIPENFVNACMRSKN is encoded by the coding sequence ATGTTACACGAATTGAATATTCCCCGCATTTTGATCTCAGGCACCGGAAGTGGGACCGGAAAGACCACATTAGTAGTCGGACTAACCAAGGCATTTCAAGCAAGAGGTATTAAGGTCTCCGCATTTAAATGCGGACCCGATTATTTAGATCCCACATATCATTCCCATACGACAGGCAAAAGCTGCCAAAATCTGGACGGATGGTTGATGGGAAAAGAGAGCGTGCTTTCTAGCTTCATAGAGGCATCACGAGATTCCGACCTAACCATCATCGAAGGAGTCATGGGATTATTCGACGGACATTCTCCACATTCGGATATCGGCTCCACGGCGGAAATTGCCAAGTGGCTGCAAGCGCCAGTGATCGCGTTAATCGATGCTTCCGGAATGGCAAGGACCTTTGCAGCGATTTCGTCGGGACTTCTAAACTACGATCCAGAAGTACCGATCCAGGGGTTTATCGCAAACTTTGTGGGAAGCGAAGGACATACTTCCGTACTTAAATCCGCAATGGAACCATTTCCTCTTTTAGGAGGGATACCGAAATTTCCCGAGCAATCTTTTCCGGAAAGACATCTAGGCTTACATTCCGCGACTGCAAAGATCCTAAGTAATGAAAGCCTTTCTTTCTGGAAAAATATTTGCGAATCCTATCTGGATCTAGATGAGATCCTTTCCATCGCAAGGAAAGCTCCTATTCTTTCCTTCCAAAAAGAAGAAGGAAGAGTGACCAAACAATCCGTGTGTAGGATCGGGGTAGCCAAAGATAATGCATTCCATTTTTATTATGAAGAAAATCTGAGGAGATTGCAAGAATCCGGTGCGGAATTAGTCTATTTCTCCCCGATAAACGACAAATTCCTCCCCGAGGTAGATGGTTTGTATTTAGGCGGAGGATATCCGGAATTGCACGCCCCTGCACTATCTCAGAATACAAACCTACTAAAAGACATTCGTGATCTAGCAGGTTCGGGAGCGCCTATCTATGCAGAATGTGGCGGACTTATGTATTTATCCGAAGAGATACAAGATCTACAAGGAGTTTCTCATCCCATGCTTGGTTTGATCCCTGGGAAGACGATCATGGGACCAAAACTAAAAGCATTAGGCTATGTAGAAGTGCATACCGAAAAAGGCACGATCCTAGGAGAGGCAGGTACTCGTTTCAGAGGACATCAGTTCAGATATTCCGATCTGGTCCTAGAAGAAGAGAGAGAAGAATTATATTCTTATAAAATACGAAAGCGTAAATCAGACTTAAGCACACCGGAAGGATATACAAATGGAAATATCCTAGGCTCTTACGTGCATGCACATTGGGCATCCAATCCATCAATTCCCGAAAATTTCGTGAATGCCTGCATGAGGTCCAAGAATTGA
- a CDS encoding adenosylcobinamide amidohydrolase, whose amino-acid sequence MNPFSDSPLLVSEKWLELPLKETHSALSWAIVGGGWISIEKVYWIRVNNSDLGPNIIPEEFYRNRLAEKGEREEVLGFMTSASLLDHSVVIRSKEEFHVRCISTVGLGNSVRVGDLPTPSPKIGTINVLVQTSESLTLSASLEAVSIATEARTLAVLEAEIQSKAGEGLATGTGTDCIGILSPTRSNAIDYVGKHTIFGHLIGTAVFQSVQAGIRSWKHGRSTFTNHNALGRTFL is encoded by the coding sequence TTGAATCCATTCTCAGACTCCCCTTTACTCGTATCCGAGAAATGGTTAGAGCTACCTCTTAAAGAAACTCATTCAGCTTTGAGTTGGGCGATCGTAGGTGGAGGCTGGATATCTATCGAGAAGGTATATTGGATCCGGGTCAATAATTCCGATCTTGGACCAAATATTATCCCGGAAGAGTTTTATCGGAATCGCCTCGCGGAGAAAGGAGAAAGAGAAGAAGTTCTGGGCTTCATGACAAGTGCTTCTCTCCTGGATCATTCTGTCGTTATTCGAAGCAAGGAAGAATTCCATGTTCGCTGCATCTCAACGGTGGGACTCGGGAATTCTGTTCGAGTAGGCGATCTTCCCACTCCTTCCCCAAAGATAGGGACCATCAATGTACTAGTGCAAACCTCAGAGTCCTTAACTCTTTCAGCAAGCTTAGAAGCGGTCTCTATTGCCACGGAAGCAAGGACCTTGGCAGTATTAGAAGCTGAGATACAAAGTAAGGCCGGGGAAGGTCTTGCAACCGGGACCGGAACGGATTGCATCGGGATCCTTTCTCCAACTCGAAGTAATGCGATCGATTATGTGGGCAAGCATACTATATTCGGACATCTTATCGGAACCGCTGTCTTCCAAAGCGTGCAAGCGGGGATCAGAAGTTGGAAACACGGAAGATCTACATTCACAAATCATAATGCACTTGGCAGGACATTTTTATGA
- a CDS encoding histidine phosphatase family protein has product MKSKEYNLILFRHGETDWNSEGRLQGQTDTKLNPNGIEQAEKLGQVLKEEGLEILFSSDLTRARETSQVVAKILKLDIVYHIGLREISLGEAQGLLESDILPKFGKKAYSQWKEAGIDSDSFRFPGGESKKEASNRICKTIQDLIQLHNRTKIGICTHGFVMDRFCERFTDQTKTHTKIGNCEVRKIIYSKPEEVALNV; this is encoded by the coding sequence ATGAAATCTAAAGAATACAACTTGATCTTATTTCGACATGGGGAAACGGATTGGAATTCGGAAGGAAGGCTCCAAGGCCAAACAGATACCAAATTAAATCCAAACGGAATCGAACAAGCGGAAAAACTAGGTCAAGTATTGAAAGAAGAAGGACTCGAAATCCTGTTCAGTAGCGACCTAACTCGTGCAAGGGAAACTTCTCAGGTTGTTGCAAAGATCCTAAAGTTAGATATCGTCTATCATATAGGATTAAGAGAAATATCATTAGGAGAAGCGCAAGGGCTGCTTGAATCCGATATACTCCCAAAATTCGGAAAGAAAGCCTATTCCCAATGGAAGGAAGCAGGGATCGACTCCGATTCCTTTCGGTTTCCGGGAGGAGAATCCAAGAAGGAGGCAAGCAATCGAATTTGCAAAACCATCCAAGACTTAATTCAATTGCACAATCGAACTAAGATAGGCATCTGCACTCATGGCTTCGTTATGGATAGGTTCTGTGAAAGATTTACAGATCAAACCAAAACTCATACAAAGATTGGGAACTGCGAAGTTCGAAAGATAATCTATAGCAAACCGGAAGAAGTCGCTCTAAACGTATAA
- a CDS encoding bifunctional adenosylcobinamide kinase/adenosylcobinamide-phosphate guanylyltransferase, which yields MARIIYISGGCRSGKSKFAIEQASKEEGPKIFLATCPRLDDEMSSRIERHKKERIGWETIEEETQVAHAFTQLRSRTVVVLDCLSLWINNLMYRAEKNGEQITQDSVQILSTELGNSMRNSDAKTIFVVTSEVGMGLVPENKIGRLYRDILGICNQTLANFSEEAYFLVSGIPILLKSNREKVS from the coding sequence ATGGCCAGGATAATCTATATTTCAGGAGGATGCAGAAGCGGAAAAAGCAAGTTTGCGATAGAGCAAGCTAGCAAAGAAGAAGGTCCAAAAATCTTTCTTGCAACCTGCCCTCGATTGGACGATGAAATGAGTTCGAGGATAGAAAGACACAAGAAGGAAAGAATCGGATGGGAAACGATAGAAGAAGAGACCCAAGTTGCCCATGCCTTCACCCAATTGCGATCCAGAACCGTAGTCGTATTAGATTGTCTAAGCCTATGGATCAATAATCTGATGTATCGAGCCGAAAAAAATGGGGAGCAGATCACCCAAGACTCAGTCCAGATATTGAGCACAGAACTGGGCAATTCCATGAGAAATTCAGATGCCAAAACGATTTTCGTAGTCACAAGCGAAGTTGGAATGGGCCTCGTACCTGAAAACAAAATTGGACGATTGTACAGAGATATATTAGGAATTTGTAATCAAACATTGGCAAATTTCTCTGAAGAAGCATACTTCCTTGTGAGCGGAATTCCCATCCTCTTAAAATCAAATCGGGAGAAGGTCTCTTGA